The following proteins are co-located in the Micromonospora viridifaciens genome:
- the rpsB gene encoding 30S ribosomal protein S2, translating to MAVVTMRQLLESGVHFGHQTRRWNPKMKRFIFTERNGIYIIDLRQTLDYIEKAYDFVRNTVAEGGSILFVGTKKQAQEAIAEQATRVGQPYVNHRWLGGMLTNFQTVYKRLQRMKELEALGDLSGTAAGYTKKETLQLSREKEKLSKTLGGLRDMQKLPAAVWVVDTKKEHIAVDEARKLGIPVIAVLDTNCDPDEVDFPIPGNDDAIRSAELLTKVVAAAVADGLIARSGRRRGTDEKPEAGQVGADEPLAEWERELLEEPKKGDEQPATAAAE from the coding sequence ATGGCCGTCGTGACCATGCGTCAGCTGCTGGAGAGCGGTGTCCACTTCGGGCACCAGACCCGCCGCTGGAACCCGAAGATGAAGCGCTTCATCTTCACCGAGCGCAACGGTATCTACATCATCGACCTGCGCCAGACCCTCGACTACATCGAGAAGGCGTACGACTTCGTGCGCAACACGGTGGCCGAGGGCGGCAGCATCCTCTTCGTCGGCACCAAGAAGCAGGCCCAGGAGGCGATCGCCGAGCAGGCGACCCGGGTCGGCCAGCCGTACGTGAACCACCGCTGGCTCGGCGGCATGCTGACCAACTTCCAGACGGTGTACAAGCGGCTCCAGCGGATGAAGGAGCTGGAGGCCCTGGGTGACCTGAGCGGCACCGCCGCCGGTTACACCAAGAAGGAGACCCTGCAGCTCTCCCGCGAGAAGGAGAAGCTGAGCAAGACCCTCGGTGGCCTGCGGGACATGCAGAAGCTCCCGGCCGCGGTCTGGGTGGTCGACACCAAGAAGGAGCACATCGCGGTCGACGAGGCCCGCAAGCTGGGCATTCCGGTCATCGCCGTGCTCGACACCAACTGCGACCCGGACGAGGTCGACTTCCCGATCCCGGGCAACGACGACGCCATCCGCTCGGCCGAGCTGCTGACCAAGGTCGTCGCCGCCGCGGTCGCCGACGGTCTGATCGCCCGTTCCGGTCGCCGCCGCGGCACCGACGAGAAGCCCGAGGCGGGCCAGGTCGGCGCCGACGAGCCGCTGGCCGAGTGGGAGCGCGAGCTGCTCGAGGAGCCCAAGAAGGGCGACGAGCAGCCGGCGACCGCCGCCGCGGAGTGA
- a CDS encoding YraN family protein — MTKRNQAVGAYGERCAVRHLIEAGLRPVARNWRCPDGEIDIIAWEGPVLAFCEVKTRRTEDFGTPAEAIVPAKARRLRGLAARWLAETGTTAEEVRFDVLAVRLPATGPARVEHLRSAF, encoded by the coding sequence ATGACGAAGCGGAACCAGGCCGTCGGCGCGTACGGGGAGCGGTGCGCCGTCCGGCACCTGATCGAGGCCGGGCTGCGCCCGGTCGCCCGGAACTGGCGCTGCCCGGACGGAGAGATCGACATCATCGCCTGGGAGGGCCCGGTGCTCGCCTTCTGCGAGGTGAAGACCCGCCGTACGGAGGACTTCGGCACCCCGGCCGAGGCGATCGTGCCGGCCAAGGCACGCCGGCTGCGGGGCCTGGCCGCCCGGTGGCTGGCCGAGACGGGCACCACCGCGGAGGAGGTCCGCTTCGACGTCCTGGCCGTGCGGCTGCCCGCCACCGGTCCGGCTCGGGTCGAGCACCTGAGGAGCGCATTCTAG
- a CDS encoding YifB family Mg chelatase-like AAA ATPase: MSYAKVLCVGLVGVAGHVVEVEADLASGLPGVAISGLPDTALHEARDRVRAAIVNSGQKWPNRRITLNLLPATLPKYGSAFDLAIAAAVLGGSGELPLLPLERTVILGELGLDGTVRPVRGVLPMVAAAARAGVVRVVVPAGNAAEAAVIPGVQVRAVDTLHRLVAFVRDGSPLLPPPAAEPAPGAEGPDLADVAGQQLGRRALEVAAAGGHHLALLGPPGAGKTMLAERLPSILPELEDDDALEVTALHSIAGLLPPGGRLLRRPPFQAPHHTATVPALVGGGSGLARPGAVSLAHRGVLFLDEAPEFSKGALEALRQPLESGRVRVARTRGATEYPARTQLVLAANPCPCAKPSGDVDCECTPLARRRYLGRLSGPLLDRVDVQVRLLPVRAAELLGTGRRTESSTTVAARVAAARRAAADRWAATGRRVNADIPGPYLRRPPWQLPGRDTRELRRRLDSGSLSARGFDRVIRLAWSIADLDGRARPDGGDIAEAIHLRTGEGA, translated from the coding sequence ATGAGCTACGCCAAGGTGCTCTGCGTGGGCCTGGTCGGGGTGGCCGGGCACGTGGTGGAGGTGGAGGCCGACCTGGCGTCGGGGCTGCCGGGCGTCGCGATCTCCGGGCTGCCCGACACCGCGCTGCACGAGGCCCGGGACCGGGTTCGCGCGGCCATCGTCAACTCCGGTCAGAAGTGGCCGAACCGGCGGATCACACTCAACCTGCTCCCGGCCACCCTGCCGAAGTACGGGTCGGCGTTCGACCTGGCCATCGCGGCGGCGGTGCTCGGCGGCTCGGGCGAGCTGCCGCTGCTGCCGCTGGAGCGGACGGTGATCCTCGGTGAGCTCGGCCTGGACGGCACGGTCCGCCCAGTCCGAGGTGTGCTGCCGATGGTCGCCGCCGCGGCCCGGGCCGGTGTTGTGCGGGTGGTGGTGCCGGCCGGCAACGCCGCCGAGGCGGCGGTGATCCCCGGCGTGCAGGTGCGCGCGGTGGACACCCTGCACCGGCTGGTCGCCTTCGTCCGGGACGGCTCGCCGCTGCTCCCACCGCCGGCCGCCGAGCCGGCCCCCGGCGCCGAGGGCCCCGACCTGGCCGACGTCGCCGGGCAGCAGCTCGGCCGCCGGGCGCTGGAGGTCGCCGCCGCCGGCGGGCACCACCTGGCGCTGCTCGGGCCACCGGGCGCCGGCAAGACAATGCTCGCCGAGCGACTTCCGTCGATCCTGCCCGAGCTCGAGGACGACGACGCGCTGGAGGTCACCGCCCTGCACTCCATCGCCGGGCTCCTGCCGCCCGGCGGGCGGCTGCTGCGCCGGCCGCCGTTCCAGGCGCCGCACCACACGGCCACGGTTCCCGCCCTGGTCGGTGGCGGGTCGGGGCTGGCCCGGCCGGGCGCGGTGTCGCTGGCCCACCGCGGCGTGCTCTTCCTCGACGAGGCGCCCGAATTCAGCAAGGGGGCGCTGGAGGCGCTGCGCCAGCCGTTGGAGAGCGGCCGGGTGCGGGTCGCCCGGACCCGGGGCGCCACCGAGTACCCGGCCCGCACGCAACTGGTGCTCGCCGCCAATCCCTGTCCCTGCGCGAAGCCGTCCGGAGACGTGGACTGCGAATGCACTCCCCTGGCCCGGCGGCGCTACCTGGGCCGGCTCTCCGGGCCGCTGCTGGACCGCGTCGACGTGCAGGTCAGGCTGCTGCCCGTACGGGCGGCTGAGCTGCTGGGGACGGGTCGGCGGACCGAGTCGTCCACGACCGTGGCCGCGCGGGTCGCCGCCGCACGCCGGGCCGCCGCCGACCGCTGGGCGGCCACCGGCCGCCGGGTGAACGCGGATATCCCGGGCCCGTACCTGCGCCGGCCACCATGGCAGTTGCCTGGGCGGGACACCCGGGAGCTGCGCCGGCGGCTCGACTCCGGCTCGCTCTCCGCCCGCGGCTTCGACCGGGTCATCCGGCTCGCCTGGAGCATCGCCGACCTCGACGGCCGGGCCCGCCCGGACGGCGGAGACATCGCGGAGGCCATCCATCTCAGGACAGGAGAGGGCGCATGA
- a CDS encoding DNA-processing protein DprA, whose protein sequence is MSALAERRLARVALTWLTEPGTWSVHRLVDQLGPVAALDLLLDGGAPDRALRSAVAARSAGGDARAVAEQALARTERLGARLVTPEDDEWPAQVAVLSRLVLRGGARRVDLQTAPPLCFWVRGAGPLGQAFDRSVAVVGARAATPYGTHVATELGYGLADRGWTVVSGGAFGIDSAAHRGALTAGGLTVAVLACGVDRPYPMGNAALFDRIAETGLLVSEWLPGADPLRPRFLIRNRVIAAATLGTVLVEAAARSGATQTLNRAIGVGRPGMVVPGPVTSAMSVGAHELLREQPKARLVTGVAHVLEEVGRIGDDLAPPVRAPERPRDQLDDEATQVLEALPRRKPISLESVAARAGVDLRTTMRKLSMLEELALVIRRDDGYALAPVEESGNRATGTSTPA, encoded by the coding sequence ATGAGCGCGCTGGCGGAGCGCCGGCTGGCGCGGGTGGCGCTCACCTGGCTGACCGAGCCGGGCACCTGGTCGGTGCACCGGCTGGTCGACCAGCTCGGCCCGGTCGCCGCGCTCGACCTGCTGCTCGACGGCGGCGCTCCGGACCGGGCGCTCCGGTCGGCGGTCGCGGCCCGGTCGGCCGGCGGCGACGCCCGGGCGGTGGCGGAGCAGGCCCTGGCGCGCACCGAACGGCTCGGCGCCCGGTTGGTCACCCCGGAGGACGACGAGTGGCCGGCCCAGGTCGCGGTCCTGAGCAGACTGGTGCTGCGCGGCGGTGCCCGCCGGGTCGATCTGCAGACCGCGCCGCCGCTCTGCTTCTGGGTACGCGGAGCCGGGCCGCTCGGGCAGGCGTTCGACCGGTCCGTCGCCGTCGTGGGCGCTCGGGCGGCGACCCCGTACGGGACGCACGTCGCCACCGAGCTCGGCTACGGGCTGGCCGACCGGGGCTGGACGGTGGTCTCCGGTGGCGCCTTCGGCATCGACTCCGCCGCGCACCGGGGCGCGCTGACCGCCGGTGGGCTCACCGTCGCCGTGCTGGCCTGCGGGGTGGACCGCCCGTACCCGATGGGCAACGCGGCGCTCTTCGACCGGATCGCGGAGACCGGCCTGCTGGTCAGCGAGTGGCTGCCGGGTGCCGACCCGCTGCGACCCCGGTTCCTCATCCGCAACCGGGTCATCGCGGCGGCCACGCTCGGGACGGTGCTGGTCGAGGCGGCGGCCCGCAGCGGGGCCACGCAGACCCTGAACCGGGCGATCGGGGTCGGCCGGCCGGGCATGGTGGTGCCGGGCCCGGTCACCTCGGCAATGTCGGTGGGCGCGCACGAGCTGCTACGCGAGCAGCCCAAGGCCCGGCTGGTCACCGGCGTCGCGCACGTGCTGGAGGAGGTGGGTCGGATCGGCGACGACCTGGCCCCGCCCGTCCGCGCGCCCGAACGCCCCCGTGATCAGCTCGACGACGAGGCGACACAGGTGCTGGAGGCGCTGCCCCGGCGGAAGCCGATCAGCCTGGAGAGCGTCGCGGCCCGCGCCGGAGTGGACCTCCGCACCACCATGCGCAAGCTGTCCATGCTGGAGGAGCTGGCCCTGGTGATCCGGCGCGACGACGGCTACGCCCTCGCGCCGGTCGAGGAGAGCGGAAACCGCGCCACGGGCACGAGCACTCCGGCGTGA
- a CDS encoding M28 family peptidase, with amino-acid sequence MTNDYPVTPSTDPIRSTVNRRRMLTIALGGAATVALPVPAWAANDQRPGAYRPPALTPDDRKVIAQVSAERALSHLRVLSEDIGPRIGGTASERRAADYIAKQLDHLGYDTRLEPFAVADKFLAQLASPAGLPTDLNWQAGACAQAALDTTVSGDVVDVGAGAPEDYPTDVTGRIVLVDYVASRREQAVAAALARGAAAVVFLAADGVPPRRSAAFSPTLPGSASSPVPIPVVGVAQAQKERLREKLAAGRFTLSISTTAHRGLTSNNVIAERVGGAGAGGPVVMVSAHYDTVIGAPGANDDGSGTVLCLELARVLKAIPLNATLRFALWGSEEQGLLGARHHVRQLPQAERDRFLAVYQNDMVATSWDPATRYWLLSFTGQSNRATDEVAAAAVRLGYDPRISPVTQRGSSDHQAFQEVGIASANFSWRGEESPALLEPPYHTPEDTIAKNISLERLQVSLELIGCATYATAR; translated from the coding sequence ATGACCAACGACTATCCCGTCACCCCGTCGACCGACCCGATTCGCTCCACGGTGAACCGTCGGCGGATGCTGACCATTGCCCTCGGTGGCGCCGCCACCGTGGCTCTTCCCGTGCCGGCATGGGCGGCCAACGACCAGCGCCCCGGCGCCTACCGTCCGCCGGCGCTCACCCCGGACGACCGTAAGGTCATCGCTCAGGTGTCGGCCGAGCGGGCGCTGTCCCACCTGCGTGTTCTCAGCGAGGACATCGGGCCGCGCATCGGGGGGACGGCTTCCGAGCGCCGCGCCGCCGACTACATCGCCAAGCAGCTCGACCACCTGGGGTACGACACCCGGCTGGAGCCGTTCGCCGTGGCGGACAAGTTCCTGGCTCAGCTCGCCTCGCCGGCCGGGCTGCCCACCGACCTGAACTGGCAGGCCGGTGCCTGCGCGCAGGCCGCGCTGGACACCACGGTCAGCGGCGACGTGGTGGACGTGGGCGCGGGCGCACCGGAGGACTACCCCACGGACGTCACCGGACGCATCGTGCTGGTCGACTACGTGGCGTCGCGGCGCGAGCAGGCGGTGGCCGCCGCCCTGGCGCGGGGGGCCGCCGCCGTGGTGTTCCTCGCGGCCGACGGCGTACCGCCCCGCCGGTCCGCGGCGTTCTCGCCGACCCTGCCGGGCTCGGCCAGCTCGCCGGTGCCGATCCCGGTGGTCGGGGTCGCCCAGGCGCAGAAGGAGCGGCTGCGGGAGAAGCTCGCCGCCGGTCGATTCACGCTCAGCATCTCCACCACCGCACACCGGGGCCTGACCTCGAACAACGTCATCGCCGAGCGGGTCGGTGGCGCGGGCGCCGGCGGGCCGGTGGTGATGGTCAGCGCCCACTACGACACGGTCATCGGCGCTCCCGGTGCCAACGACGACGGCTCCGGCACGGTGCTCTGCCTCGAGCTGGCCCGCGTGCTGAAGGCGATCCCGCTCAATGCCACCCTCCGGTTCGCCCTCTGGGGCTCGGAGGAGCAGGGGTTGCTCGGCGCCCGCCACCACGTCCGGCAGCTGCCGCAGGCGGAGCGGGACCGGTTCCTCGCGGTGTACCAGAACGACATGGTCGCCACCAGCTGGGACCCGGCGACCCGCTACTGGCTGCTCTCGTTCACCGGCCAGTCCAACCGGGCCACCGACGAGGTGGCGGCCGCGGCCGTGCGCCTCGGCTACGACCCGCGGATCTCGCCGGTGACCCAGCGCGGCTCCAGCGACCACCAGGCCTTCCAGGAAGTCGGCATCGCCAGTGCCAACTTCTCCTGGCGGGGTGAGGAGTCTCCGGCCCTGCTGGAGCCGCCGTACCACACCCCGGAGGACACCATCGCCAAGAACATCAGCCTTGAGCGGCTCCAGGTGTCGCTCGAGCTGATCGGTTGCGCCACGTACGCGACCGCTCGCTGA
- a CDS encoding P1 family peptidase: protein MNQPIHRARARDLGVIVGPLPTGRHNAITDVPGVLVGHTTIDNGSDLHTGVTAVVPSQLGPGRWALPAAVYCGNGYGKLVGSTQVDELGVLESPIVLTATLSVFRAADALLTYLMNRRPDGLSFNPLVGETNDGHLSDIRRRPIREEHVLDAVSRASGEPPAEGCVGAGTGTTALGYKAGIGTSSRTVRAAGRAVTIGALTQSNFGGVLTALGVPLPVDELIPKADRTEPPGNSCMIVVATDAPLDARQLGRLARRAIFAMARVGASYSNGSGDYAIAFSTAEPDQPLIPDSQIDPVFAAVLDSVEEALLNSLFAATTTSGVGGRISHAVPHEAVVRRLAAAGRLARPA from the coding sequence ATGAACCAGCCGATCCATCGTGCCCGCGCCCGCGACCTCGGCGTCATCGTTGGGCCGCTGCCCACCGGGCGGCACAACGCGATCACGGACGTCCCCGGAGTGCTGGTGGGACACACCACCATCGACAACGGTAGCGACCTGCACACCGGCGTCACGGCTGTCGTGCCGAGCCAACTCGGCCCGGGACGGTGGGCCCTGCCAGCCGCCGTGTACTGCGGGAACGGCTACGGGAAACTGGTCGGCTCCACCCAGGTCGACGAACTCGGCGTACTGGAGTCCCCGATCGTCCTGACCGCCACGCTCTCGGTGTTCCGGGCCGCGGACGCGCTGCTCACGTACCTGATGAACCGCCGGCCGGACGGCCTGTCGTTCAACCCTCTCGTCGGCGAGACCAACGACGGCCACCTGTCGGACATCCGGCGCCGCCCGATCAGGGAGGAACACGTGCTCGACGCGGTCAGCCGGGCGTCCGGTGAACCGCCGGCGGAGGGTTGCGTCGGCGCCGGGACCGGCACCACGGCCCTGGGCTACAAGGCGGGGATCGGCACCTCGTCCCGGACCGTGCGGGCAGCCGGCCGGGCGGTGACCATCGGCGCCCTCACCCAGTCCAACTTCGGCGGCGTGCTGACCGCGCTGGGTGTCCCGCTTCCGGTGGACGAGCTGATCCCGAAGGCCGATCGGACCGAACCGCCCGGCAACTCGTGCATGATCGTGGTGGCCACCGACGCGCCCCTCGACGCCCGGCAGCTCGGTCGCCTCGCCCGACGCGCCATCTTCGCCATGGCCCGGGTCGGTGCCTCGTACAGCAACGGCAGCGGGGACTACGCGATCGCCTTCAGCACCGCGGAGCCGGACCAGCCCCTGATCCCCGACTCACAGATCGACCCGGTCTTTGCCGCCGTGCTGGACTCGGTCGAGGAGGCGTTGCTCAACTCGCTGTTCGCCGCCACGACCACCAGCGGGGTGGGCGGTCGCATCAGTCACGCCGTACCGCACGAGGCCGTCGTTCGACGTCTGGCGGCGGCCGGCCGGTTGGCCCGGCCCGCCTGA
- a CDS encoding tyrosine recombinase XerC, whose amino-acid sequence MSGDRRSTRAVHEALPPQMREAVDAFAEHLAGVRNRSAHTVRAYVADLVALLDHAVRMGCAELSELDLTVLRSWLAKQRTTGAARTSLARRAAAARTFSAWAHRAGLLDADVAAPLASPRAHRDLPTVLRADQAAALMDAPPPALRHATEDDADAEDAVLLRDRVLLELLYGTGVRISEACGLDVTDVDPARRVVRVLGKGRRERAVPYGVPAQRALDAWLSRGRPVLVGSGAGAALLLGARGGRLNPTTARRIVAGYAEAAGLPRTTPHGLRHSAATHLLEGGADLRAVQELLGHSSLASTQIYTHVSTERLRAAYRQAHPRA is encoded by the coding sequence ATGAGCGGCGACCGGCGCAGCACCCGCGCCGTGCACGAGGCGCTGCCACCGCAGATGCGGGAGGCGGTCGACGCCTTCGCCGAGCATCTGGCCGGGGTACGCAACCGGTCCGCGCACACCGTCCGGGCGTACGTGGCCGACCTGGTCGCCCTGCTCGACCACGCTGTACGGATGGGTTGCGCCGAGCTGTCGGAGCTGGACCTGACCGTGCTGCGGAGCTGGTTGGCGAAGCAGCGGACGACGGGGGCCGCACGCACGTCACTGGCCCGGCGGGCCGCCGCCGCGCGGACGTTCAGCGCGTGGGCGCACCGGGCCGGCCTGCTCGACGCCGACGTGGCCGCCCCGCTGGCCAGTCCCCGGGCGCACCGGGACCTGCCCACGGTCCTGCGGGCCGACCAGGCCGCCGCCCTGATGGACGCCCCGCCTCCGGCCCTCAGGCACGCGACGGAGGATGACGCCGACGCCGAGGACGCGGTGCTGCTACGCGACCGGGTGCTGCTCGAGCTCCTCTACGGCACCGGCGTACGGATCAGCGAGGCGTGCGGGCTGGACGTCACCGACGTCGACCCCGCCCGCCGGGTGGTCCGGGTGCTGGGCAAGGGCCGGCGGGAGCGTGCCGTGCCGTACGGGGTGCCGGCGCAGCGCGCGCTGGACGCCTGGCTGAGCCGGGGCAGGCCCGTCCTGGTCGGGTCCGGAGCGGGGGCAGCGCTGCTGCTCGGCGCCCGCGGCGGACGACTCAACCCGACCACCGCCCGCCGGATCGTCGCCGGGTACGCCGAGGCCGCCGGCCTGCCCCGCACCACCCCGCACGGGCTACGGCACTCGGCCGCCACCCACCTACTGGAGGGCGGCGCGGACCTGCGGGCCGTGCAGGAGTTGCTCGGCCACTCCTCGTTGGCCAGCACGCAGATCTACACCCACGTCTCGACGGAGCGGCTGCGCGCCGCGTACCGGCAGGCACACCCGCGGGCCTGA
- a CDS encoding aminotransferase class V-fold PLP-dependent enzyme produces MTVPQPPEPLPGARLLFSLDPSVSHLNHGSFGAVPIAVQRAQQRLRDEMEANPLRFFTQGLVDRIAHARRHLATFLGADPDGTALVGNATAGVAVVLQSLGLRPGEEVLTTDHGYGAVAFSVERECQRTGAVSRTLPVPLDATDEEIVEIVRAGLRPGRTRLLIVDQITSPTARLFPAAAIVGVARERGVPVLVDAAHAPGMLPASVASIGADFWVGNLHKWAYAPRGTAALVVAEPWRERIQPLVVSWEQHSGFPARVEWQATLDYTAWLAAPVGLFTLRTLGLDRVRAHNAALAAYGQRVVGDALGVAPSHLPEPGGPAVAMRLIPLPPGLATTLEAAQALRARIAERLAAEVSVAAWNGRGWLRLCGQVYNTADEYDRLAIRLPTLLAQG; encoded by the coding sequence ATGACGGTTCCGCAGCCGCCCGAGCCGCTCCCCGGTGCTCGGCTGCTCTTCTCCCTCGACCCGTCGGTCAGCCATCTCAATCATGGATCGTTCGGCGCGGTCCCGATCGCTGTGCAGCGGGCCCAGCAGCGTCTGCGTGACGAGATGGAAGCCAACCCGCTCCGCTTCTTCACCCAGGGCCTGGTCGACCGGATCGCCCACGCGCGGCGGCACCTGGCCACCTTCCTGGGCGCCGACCCGGACGGCACCGCGCTGGTCGGCAACGCCACCGCCGGCGTGGCGGTGGTGCTCCAGTCGCTCGGCCTGCGCCCCGGCGAGGAGGTGCTGACCACCGATCACGGGTACGGGGCGGTCGCCTTCTCGGTGGAGCGGGAGTGCCAGCGGACCGGTGCGGTGTCCCGGACGCTGCCGGTGCCGCTGGATGCCACCGACGAGGAGATCGTCGAGATCGTCCGGGCCGGTCTGCGCCCGGGCCGCACCCGGCTGCTGATCGTCGACCAGATCACCTCGCCCACCGCCCGGCTCTTCCCGGCGGCGGCGATCGTCGGGGTGGCCCGGGAACGCGGAGTGCCCGTGCTGGTCGACGCGGCGCACGCCCCGGGCATGCTGCCGGCCAGCGTGGCCTCGATCGGTGCCGACTTCTGGGTCGGCAACCTGCACAAGTGGGCGTACGCGCCGCGCGGCACCGCCGCGCTGGTGGTCGCCGAGCCGTGGCGGGAGCGGATCCAGCCGCTGGTCGTCTCCTGGGAGCAGCACAGCGGCTTCCCCGCCCGCGTCGAGTGGCAGGCGACGCTGGACTACACGGCGTGGCTGGCCGCCCCGGTGGGCCTGTTCACCCTGCGCACCCTGGGCCTGGACCGGGTACGCGCGCACAACGCCGCGCTGGCCGCGTACGGGCAACGGGTGGTCGGGGACGCGCTCGGGGTGGCGCCGTCCCACTTGCCGGAGCCCGGCGGACCGGCGGTGGCCATGCGACTGATCCCGCTGCCGCCCGGCCTCGCCACGACGCTGGAGGCGGCGCAGGCGCTGCGGGCCCGCATCGCGGAGCGGCTCGCCGCGGAGGTTTCGGTGGCGGCCTGGAACGGCCGGGGCTGGCTGCGCCTCTGCGGCCAGGTCTACAACACGGCGGACGAGTACGACCGGCTGGCCATCCGCCTGCCCACGCTGCTCGCCCAGGGCTGA
- a CDS encoding M23 family metallopeptidase encodes MALGLLLLVVPVAARPGSAVAADPRPRVDPAADRWVSPDPPDAARFEWPLAGTPRPVRRFDPPPQPWLPGHRGVDLAAAPGVEVHAAGAGTVLFAGMVAGRPVVTVGHADGLRTTYEPVRPGLPVGAPVAAGTPIGALLAGHPGCPADACLHWGLRQGEEYLDPLALLGLGPVRLLPVDAEAAAGSAQPWASSVGRRMASRSYSSAVL; translated from the coding sequence TTGGCCCTCGGCCTCCTGCTGCTGGTCGTCCCGGTCGCCGCCCGGCCCGGTTCGGCCGTGGCCGCCGACCCCCGGCCCCGGGTTGACCCGGCGGCGGACCGGTGGGTGTCCCCCGACCCGCCCGACGCCGCGCGGTTCGAATGGCCGCTCGCCGGCACACCCCGACCGGTACGCCGATTCGACCCGCCGCCGCAGCCGTGGCTGCCCGGTCACCGGGGCGTAGACCTGGCCGCCGCCCCGGGTGTCGAGGTCCACGCCGCCGGCGCCGGTACCGTGCTCTTCGCGGGCATGGTGGCCGGACGCCCGGTGGTCACCGTCGGGCACGCCGACGGGCTGCGCACCACCTACGAGCCGGTGCGTCCCGGGCTGCCGGTCGGCGCCCCGGTCGCGGCCGGCACGCCGATCGGCGCTCTGCTCGCCGGCCACCCCGGTTGCCCGGCCGACGCGTGCCTGCACTGGGGACTGCGCCAGGGCGAGGAGTACCTGGACCCGCTCGCCCTGCTCGGCCTCGGGCCGGTCCGGCTGCTCCCGGTCGACGCCGAGGCCGCCGCCGGATCCGCTCAGCCCTGGGCGAGCAGCGTGGGCAGGCGGATGGCCAGCCGGTCGTACTCGTCCGCCGTGTTGTAG
- a CDS encoding class I SAM-dependent methyltransferase, with amino-acid sequence MTRDWYAWHADYGRPGSALSRRLTEVREQIRRALDRAPAGPLRAISLCAGQGHDLIPVLATHPRRDDVTARLVELDPRNAEVARTAAAEAGLTGVEVVVGDAALTDWYANLVPADLVLVCGVFGNIADDNVRATVRHCAALCASGGTVCWTRHRREPDLVPTICDWFAEEGFTPIAVSSPADGVGVGVHRFTGTPRPLATGVSMFEFGGHDRLTRP; translated from the coding sequence GTGACGAGGGACTGGTACGCCTGGCACGCCGACTACGGCCGGCCCGGCTCAGCGCTGTCCCGGCGTCTCACCGAGGTGCGGGAACAGATCCGGCGGGCGTTGGACCGGGCCCCGGCTGGCCCGCTGCGGGCGATCAGTCTCTGCGCCGGCCAGGGGCACGACCTGATCCCGGTGCTCGCCACCCACCCCCGGCGGGACGATGTCACCGCCCGCCTCGTAGAGCTGGACCCGCGCAACGCCGAGGTGGCCCGCACGGCGGCTGCCGAGGCGGGCCTCACCGGGGTCGAGGTGGTGGTCGGCGACGCCGCTCTCACCGACTGGTACGCCAATCTCGTGCCGGCGGACCTGGTCCTGGTCTGCGGGGTGTTCGGCAACATCGCCGACGACAACGTCCGGGCCACCGTCCGGCACTGCGCCGCGCTCTGCGCCTCCGGCGGCACGGTCTGCTGGACCCGGCACCGGCGCGAGCCGGACCTGGTGCCCACGATCTGCGACTGGTTCGCCGAGGAGGGGTTCACCCCGATCGCGGTGAGCAGCCCCGCCGACGGGGTGGGAGTGGGGGTGCACCGGTTCACCGGTACGCCCCGGCCGCTGGCGACCGGTGTGAGCATGTTCGAGTTCGGCGGCCACGACCGGCTGACCCGGCCCTGA